A stretch of Pseudorhodobacter turbinis DNA encodes these proteins:
- a CDS encoding glycosyltransferase family 8 protein, translating to MRNAIALCCDRNYLPISCFLADQIANQNPHAPFDICICSSEELEIPADLAAKGVKFLHLDTGPALAKQKSGHLPVSAYLRLWLPDLLGDTYAKILYLDSDMMLEGGDLTDLFTVDMHGRAVAAVRDMQQWLRPTKHIRDFRRAGLAPAPYFNSGVLMLNTAKFRDDKLLETCLQLAETQPDAVVHHDQSLLNIALHGKWTELSPVWNWQWVGKRPLFGLTIPLRISHFAGAAKPWVDPDGICPPRYLEMLRPYLDRYFPDCGLLGTIAPPNNATRGSFLRNTLEHLLIMRRIHAYHARFDGPQHSIPV from the coding sequence GTGAGGAATGCCATCGCCCTGTGCTGTGACAGGAACTACCTGCCGATCAGTTGCTTTCTGGCGGACCAGATTGCCAACCAGAACCCGCATGCGCCGTTTGATATCTGCATCTGTTCCTCGGAAGAGCTGGAGATACCGGCCGATCTGGCGGCAAAGGGCGTGAAGTTCCTGCATCTGGACACGGGGCCGGCGCTTGCCAAGCAAAAATCTGGGCACCTGCCTGTCAGTGCCTATTTGCGGCTGTGGTTGCCCGATCTTTTGGGCGATACCTATGCCAAAATCCTCTATCTCGATTCCGATATGATGCTGGAGGGGGGCGATCTGACCGATCTCTTTACGGTCGATATGCATGGCCGTGCGGTGGCCGCCGTGCGTGATATGCAACAATGGCTGCGCCCCACAAAACACATCCGCGATTTCCGGCGCGCAGGGCTTGCCCCCGCCCCCTATTTCAACAGCGGGGTGTTGATGCTCAATACGGCAAAATTCCGCGATGACAAGCTGTTGGAGACCTGCCTGCAGCTTGCCGAAACGCAGCCGGACGCCGTGGTGCACCACGACCAATCCCTGCTCAACATCGCGCTTCATGGCAAGTGGACAGAGTTAAGCCCCGTCTGGAACTGGCAATGGGTGGGCAAGCGGCCTTTGTTCGGGCTGACGATCCCGCTGCGCATTTCCCATTTTGCGGGGGCGGCCAAGCCTTGGGTTGACCCCGACGGCATTTGCCCGCCGCGCTATCTGGAAATGCTGCGCCCCTATCTTGACCGGTATTTCCCCGATTGCGGGCTGCTGGGCACCATCGCCCCGCCAAACAACGCAACGCGGGGATCGTTCTTGCGCAACACGCTGGAACATTTGCTGATCATGCGCCGGATCCACGCCTATCACGCGCGTTTCGACGGCCCGCAGCACAGCATTCCGGTATAG
- the ruvC gene encoding crossover junction endodeoxyribonuclease RuvC — protein sequence MRVMGIDPGLRNLGWGVIDVAGSRLSHVANGICHSAPGEGVGDLAARLLSLHSQLTEVIRQYAPDAAAVENTFVNKDAVATLKLGQARGIALLVPAQFGLVVGEYAPNAVKKTVVGVGHAAKAQIDHMVRIHLPGVEINGPDAADALAIAICHSHHVQSAGRLNAALKRAAG from the coding sequence ATGCGGGTAATGGGCATTGATCCGGGGTTGCGTAACCTTGGCTGGGGCGTGATCGACGTTGCGGGCTCACGGTTGAGCCATGTCGCAAACGGTATTTGTCACTCGGCGCCGGGCGAAGGGGTGGGCGATCTGGCCGCAAGGCTGCTGAGTTTGCACAGCCAGTTGACGGAGGTGATACGCCAATATGCGCCCGATGCGGCAGCGGTGGAAAATACCTTTGTGAACAAAGATGCGGTTGCCACGCTCAAGTTGGGGCAGGCGCGGGGGATTGCCCTTTTGGTGCCGGCGCAATTCGGGTTGGTGGTTGGCGAATACGCCCCCAATGCGGTAAAGAAGACCGTGGTCGGCGTGGGTCATGCCGCCAAGGCGCAGATCGACCATATGGTGCGCATCCATCTGCCGGGGGTAGAGATCAACGGGCCGGATGCTGCCGATGCTTTGGCGATTGCGATTTGTCATTCGCATCATGTGCAATCGGCGGGGCGGTTGAATGCGGCATTGAAAAGGGCAGCGGGATGA
- a CDS encoding DUF1127 domain-containing protein, protein MSAYQTTRTAPFGAISTYSFIRFISNISANVIAWNDARVTRNSLNKLSDRELDDIGLTRGDIAGIARQTSF, encoded by the coding sequence ATGTCCGCTTATCAGACGACCCGCACTGCCCCATTCGGCGCCATCTCGACCTACAGCTTTATTCGCTTCATCAGCAATATCTCTGCCAACGTCATCGCTTGGAACGACGCCCGCGTCACACGCAACTCGTTGAACAAGCTTTCGGACCGTGAACTTGACGATATCGGCCTGACCCGTGGCGATATTGCTGGAATCGCCCGTCAGACGAGCTTTTGA
- a CDS encoding YeeE/YedE family protein produces the protein MDLIPLIDHIGEAPTAALFGLITGLIFGVAAQRSRFCLRAATVEFARGRMGDRVAVWLLTFSTALVWVQGAQWLGLFNSADARMMAVPGTWSGAIIGGLLFGVGMVLARGCSGRLLVLAATGNLRSIVSGLIFAVVAQMSLHGWLAPLRDYLARLWVTPGGRNVDLAAMLRLPDEAGLVVGIALAILALVVSLRNKISYRTLVFASGVGFAVAVGWVLTFSLAQVAFEPVSINSATFSGPSANTLMFFLMPNPVLEFDIGLIPGVFIGAFLAALWGRELKFEGFDTAGNMRRAMIGAVLMGFGAMLAGGCAIGAGVTGTSILAGTAWLALFCMWIGAMLTDFVIDQSGRHALA, from the coding sequence ATGGATCTCATCCCCCTGATCGACCATATCGGAGAAGCGCCGACCGCCGCGCTTTTTGGCCTGATTACAGGTCTGATTTTCGGTGTCGCGGCCCAGCGCAGCAGGTTTTGCCTGCGCGCCGCAACGGTGGAATTTGCACGCGGCCGGATGGGCGACCGTGTGGCGGTTTGGTTGCTGACGTTTTCAACGGCGCTGGTCTGGGTGCAAGGCGCGCAATGGCTGGGCCTGTTCAACAGTGCCGATGCACGGATGATGGCGGTTCCCGGCACTTGGTCAGGGGCGATTATCGGCGGGCTTTTGTTTGGCGTGGGCATGGTGCTGGCGCGCGGCTGTTCGGGGCGGCTTTTGGTGTTGGCGGCCACGGGCAACCTGCGGTCCATCGTGTCGGGCCTGATCTTTGCCGTCGTCGCGCAGATGAGCCTGCATGGCTGGCTTGCGCCTTTGCGTGATTACCTTGCGCGGCTTTGGGTGACACCCGGCGGGCGCAATGTGGACCTTGCGGCGATGCTGCGCCTGCCCGATGAGGCCGGGCTGGTCGTGGGCATCGCCCTTGCGATCCTCGCGCTTGTCGTGTCCTTGCGCAACAAAATATCCTACCGCACGCTGGTCTTTGCCTCGGGCGTGGGGTTTGCGGTGGCGGTTGGCTGGGTGCTGACTTTCTCGCTGGCGCAGGTCGCGTTTGAGCCGGTCTCCATCAACTCCGCCACATTCTCGGGGCCGTCGGCCAATACGCTGATGTTTTTCCTGATGCCGAATCCGGTGCTGGAATTCGACATCGGCCTCATCCCCGGCGTTTTCATCGGGGCCTTTCTGGCCGCCCTTTGGGGGCGGGAGCTTAAATTCGAGGGCTTCGACACCGCAGGCAATATGCGCCGTGCGATGATCGGTGCGGTCTTGATGGGCTTTGGCGCGATGCTTGCAGGGGGCTGTGCGATTGGCGCGGGCGTTACCGGCACCTCCATTCTGGCCGGAACGGCCTGGCTCGCGCTTTTTTGCATGTGGATCGGGGCGATGCTTACCGATTTCGTAATCGATCAGTCAGGTCGGCACGCTTTGGCGTGA
- a CDS encoding 50S ribosomal protein L11 methyltransferase, protein MPTYTALTTLEGQDAAEALAEAMERMEPEPTGVGVFEIEDDSGLWEVGAYFLEAPNEVTLELLSVAFDAKPFALSELPEIDWVAHVRRELAPVEAGRFFVYGSHDADKVPTGANRIPLQIEATVAFGTGHHGTTLGCLRAFDRLLDQGFAPARVADIGCGTAVLALAAARVLPDALIIASDIDQVAVDVARANMEINGLEGRVECFEAAGFDHPRLREAAPFDLVFANILKGPLVELAPDMAKNIAQDGLCILSGLLVVQAESIEAAYHAQGFVSVAREDLGEWSALVLRRS, encoded by the coding sequence ATGCCCACCTATACCGCTTTGACTACCCTCGAAGGCCAGGATGCCGCCGAAGCGCTTGCCGAAGCGATGGAGCGGATGGAGCCGGAACCAACGGGCGTTGGCGTTTTCGAGATCGAAGACGACAGCGGGCTGTGGGAAGTGGGCGCCTATTTCCTTGAGGCCCCGAATGAGGTCACGCTGGAACTGCTTTCCGTGGCCTTTGACGCCAAGCCTTTCGCGCTTTCGGAACTGCCGGAAATTGACTGGGTCGCCCATGTCCGTCGCGAATTGGCCCCTGTTGAGGCTGGCCGGTTCTTTGTTTACGGCAGCCATGATGCGGATAAGGTCCCAACCGGGGCAAATCGCATTCCCCTGCAGATCGAGGCGACAGTGGCCTTTGGCACCGGCCACCACGGCACCACGCTGGGCTGTTTGCGCGCCTTTGACCGGCTGCTGGATCAGGGCTTTGCCCCTGCGCGTGTGGCGGATATCGGCTGTGGTACCGCCGTGCTGGCGCTGGCGGCGGCACGGGTTTTGCCTGATGCGCTGATCATCGCCTCTGATATTGATCAGGTTGCCGTGGATGTTGCCCGCGCCAATATGGAGATTAACGGGCTGGAAGGCCGCGTGGAGTGCTTTGAGGCCGCCGGTTTCGACCACCCCCGCCTGCGAGAGGCTGCTCCCTTCGATCTGGTTTTCGCCAATATCCTGAAGGGTCCGCTGGTGGAATTGGCGCCCGATATGGCCAAAAATATCGCGCAAGACGGGCTTTGCATCCTGTCGGGCTTGCTGGTGGTACAAGCCGAGTCGATTGAGGCGGCCTATCACGCGCAGGGCTTTGTTTCCGTTGCCCGCGAGGATCTTGGAGAATGGTCCGCATTGGTTCTGCGGCGTAGTTAA
- a CDS encoding DUF484 family protein, with amino-acid sequence MIEQDMRDRILAAPETLLDDQDVMRALIAANERAMGSNIVDLRGIAMERLEGRLDRLEDTHRSVIAAAYENLAGTNQVHRAILQMLDPLGFEEFLQSLGTDVMQTLRVDSVRLVLESVQGKDDPALRKLGEVLYVAEPGFIAEYISGGRNVSLRPVTLRPVLIASDTLYGEQAESIRSEALMRLDFGAGRLPGMLVLGAEDPHQFKPTQGTDLLAFFAGVFERTMRRWLS; translated from the coding sequence ATGATTGAACAGGACATGCGCGACCGCATCCTCGCGGCGCCGGAAACGCTATTAGACGATCAGGATGTGATGCGCGCCCTGATTGCCGCGAATGAGCGCGCGATGGGATCGAACATCGTGGACCTGCGCGGCATTGCGATGGAACGCTTGGAGGGTCGGCTGGACCGGCTGGAAGACACCCACCGTTCGGTGATTGCCGCCGCCTATGAAAACCTTGCCGGCACCAATCAGGTGCATCGCGCCATTCTGCAAATGCTGGACCCCTTGGGGTTTGAAGAGTTTTTGCAAAGCCTTGGCACCGATGTCATGCAAACCCTGCGGGTCGATAGCGTGCGTTTGGTACTGGAATCGGTGCAGGGCAAGGATGATCCGGCACTGCGTAAGCTGGGCGAGGTGCTTTATGTCGCCGAGCCGGGCTTTATCGCGGAATATATCTCGGGCGGGCGCAATGTCTCGCTGCGGCCCGTGACCTTGCGCCCGGTCCTGATTGCCTCCGACACGCTTTACGGCGAACAGGCCGAGAGCATCCGCTCCGAGGCGCTGATGCGGCTGGATTTTGGCGCGGGGCGTTTGCCGGGGATGTTGGTGCTGGGCGCCGAGGACCCGCATCAGTTCAAACCCACACAAGGCACCGACCTTCTGGCATTTTTCGCCGGGGTGTTTGAGCGGACAATGCGGCGCTGGCTGTCATGA
- the fsa gene encoding fructose-6-phosphate aldolase, producing MKFFVDTADVDAIRELNDLGMVDGVTTNPSLILKSGRDILEVTKEICSFVSGPVSAEVVALKADEMIAEGRKLAEIAPNIAVKVPLTWDGLKTCKVLSDEGHMVNVTLCFSANQALLAAKAGATFISPFIGRLDDINLDGMDLISDIRAIYDNYGFETQILAASIRTANHVTQCALVGADVMTAPPSVIKSLANHVLTEKGLDQFMKDWAKTGQKII from the coding sequence ATGAAATTCTTTGTCGATACCGCCGATGTGGATGCAATCCGCGAACTCAATGATCTGGGCATGGTGGATGGTGTGACCACCAACCCCTCGCTGATCCTCAAATCAGGCCGCGACATTCTGGAAGTCACCAAAGAGATTTGCAGCTTTGTCTCTGGCCCCGTCTCGGCCGAGGTTGTTGCGCTCAAAGCCGACGAGATGATCGCCGAGGGCCGCAAACTGGCCGAAATCGCGCCCAATATCGCGGTCAAGGTTCCGCTGACATGGGACGGGCTGAAAACCTGTAAGGTGCTTTCGGATGAAGGCCATATGGTCAATGTGACCCTGTGCTTCTCGGCCAACCAAGCGCTGCTGGCGGCCAAAGCAGGCGCGACCTTTATCAGCCCCTTTATCGGGCGTCTGGACGATATCAACCTTGACGGGATGGACCTGATTTCCGACATCCGCGCGATCTATGACAACTACGGGTTTGAGACGCAGATCCTTGCGGCCTCTATCCGTACGGCCAACCACGTGACGCAATGCGCGCTGGTCGGTGCCGATGTGATGACCGCCCCGCCAAGCGTGATCAAATCGCTGGCAAACCATGTGCTGACCGAAAAGGGCTTGGACCAGTTCATGAAAGACTGGGCCAAGACCGGCCAGAAGATCATCTGA
- a CDS encoding tyrosine recombinase XerC, whose product MSLAISPAARAAMAEWLAHLRALNGAAENTITAYAADVSGFLAFMAQHRGGTEGLAGLVTLPQSDMRAWMAHERGRGVGARSLARALSSVKGFTAWVADRENLDATAALSTRAPKFRRKLPRPLAETAAMDVLATVGNDAREEWIAARDTAVVTLLYGCGLRISEALGLTGAASPLPGVLRITGKGGKERLVPVLPAAQKAVAAYAALCPYDLTPNAPLFRGARGGALNPRLISGAMERVRARLGLPATATPHALRHSFATHLLSAGGDLRTIQELLGHASLSTTQAYTAVDTARLMEVYAKAHPRA is encoded by the coding sequence ATGAGCCTTGCCATTTCGCCCGCCGCCCGCGCGGCCATGGCGGAGTGGCTGGCCCATCTGCGCGCGCTTAACGGGGCTGCGGAAAACACGATCACGGCCTATGCGGCAGATGTGAGCGGCTTTCTGGCCTTCATGGCGCAGCATCGCGGCGGGACCGAAGGGTTGGCCGGTCTTGTCACCCTGCCCCAATCCGATATGCGCGCCTGGATGGCACATGAGCGAGGGCGCGGCGTTGGGGCGCGGTCCTTGGCGCGTGCGCTATCCTCGGTCAAAGGGTTTACCGCTTGGGTTGCGGATCGTGAGAACCTTGACGCAACCGCCGCCCTGTCCACCCGCGCGCCGAAATTCCGGCGCAAGCTGCCGCGCCCCTTGGCGGAAACCGCGGCCATGGATGTGCTGGCAACCGTCGGCAACGACGCACGTGAGGAGTGGATCGCCGCGCGCGATACCGCCGTTGTAACCCTGCTTTACGGCTGCGGGCTGCGGATATCCGAGGCTTTGGGCCTGACGGGGGCCGCCTCCCCGCTGCCGGGTGTGTTGCGCATTACCGGTAAGGGCGGCAAGGAACGCCTTGTGCCCGTTCTGCCCGCCGCGCAAAAGGCCGTTGCAGCCTATGCCGCCCTTTGCCCCTATGACCTTACACCCAATGCGCCGCTGTTCAGGGGCGCACGCGGCGGGGCCTTGAACCCGCGGCTGATTTCCGGCGCGATGGAGCGGGTGCGCGCAAGGCTTGGCCTGCCCGCCACGGCAACACCGCATGCGCTGCGCCACTCTTTTGCGACACATCTGCTCAGTGCTGGCGGGGATTTGCGCACCATTCAGGAATTGCTTGGCCACGCATCACTTTCCACGACCCAAGCCTATACTGCGGTTGATACTGCCCGCCTGATGGAAGTATACGCAAAAGCACACCCCCGCGCCTGA
- a CDS encoding D-amino acid dehydrogenase, producing the protein MKVVVMGAGVIGVTTAYYLAKQGAEVTILDRQTGPALETSFANAGQLSYGMSSPWAAPGIPVKAVKWLFMKRRPLFIWPLISPTMWKWCYSMLRNCNEESYRINKSRMVRVSSYSRDVMPDLIAETGIQYDGRAQGTLQLFRTAKQLKDSKADQDILAEYDSPFEVLDPDACIKAEPALAEVRQKFVGGLQLKADRTGDCQMFTSALAQKCVEMGVDFQYGQHIRGIAIENGRVAGVDVELAGRITGDAYVCTLGSYGPGVLNPIGIKLPVYPVKGYSVTLPVTDDAFAPQSTIMDETHKVAITRLGDRIRVAGTAEIAGYSNRLGPHATDTVRHVISDLFPHGGDLAKAEGWTGLRPMTPDGPPVMGASKYDNLFLNTGHGTLGWTMACGSSRAVADVVMGKTPEISLDGLTAERYA; encoded by the coding sequence ATGAAAGTCGTCGTGATGGGTGCGGGCGTAATCGGCGTCACCACCGCGTATTATCTTGCGAAACAAGGCGCTGAGGTCACAATTCTGGACCGCCAGACCGGACCGGCACTGGAAACAAGTTTCGCCAACGCAGGTCAGCTTTCTTATGGCATGAGCTCCCCTTGGGCCGCGCCCGGCATCCCCGTAAAAGCCGTGAAATGGCTGTTCATGAAGCGCCGCCCCCTGTTCATCTGGCCGCTGATCAGCCCGACGATGTGGAAATGGTGCTACTCGATGCTGCGCAACTGCAACGAGGAAAGCTACCGCATCAACAAAAGCCGCATGGTGCGCGTCTCCAGCTACTCGCGCGATGTGATGCCCGATCTGATCGCCGAGACCGGCATCCAGTACGACGGCCGCGCACAGGGCACATTGCAGCTTTTTCGTACCGCAAAACAGCTCAAGGACTCCAAGGCCGATCAGGATATCCTTGCCGAATATGACAGCCCCTTCGAGGTGCTTGATCCCGATGCCTGCATTAAGGCGGAACCGGCACTGGCCGAGGTGCGCCAAAAATTCGTTGGCGGCTTGCAGTTGAAGGCCGACCGGACCGGCGATTGCCAGATGTTCACCTCGGCGCTGGCGCAAAAATGTGTCGAGATGGGGGTCGATTTCCAATATGGCCAGCATATCCGCGGCATCGCCATCGAGAACGGGCGCGTTGCGGGGGTGGATGTCGAGCTGGCGGGGCGGATTACGGGGGATGCCTATGTCTGCACCCTTGGCAGCTACGGCCCCGGGGTTCTCAACCCTATCGGCATCAAGCTGCCAGTCTATCCGGTCAAAGGGTATTCCGTCACATTGCCCGTCACCGATGATGCCTTTGCCCCGCAATCGACCATCATGGACGAGACCCACAAGGTCGCCATCACCCGCTTGGGCGACCGTATCCGCGTTGCAGGCACCGCCGAGATCGCGGGCTATTCCAACCGTCTTGGTCCCCATGCCACCGACACCGTGCGCCATGTCATCAGTGACCTGTTCCCGCACGGCGGGGATTTGGCCAAGGCCGAAGGCTGGACAGGTCTGCGCCCCATGACCCCCGACGGCCCGCCTGTGATGGGGGCAAGCAAATATGACAATCTGTTCCTCAATACCGGGCACGGGACTTTGGGCTGGACGATGGCCTGCGGATCAAGCCGCGCCGTAGCCGATGTGGTCATGGGCAAAACGCCCGAAATCTCGCTCGACGGGCTGACGGCGGAGCGTTACGCGTGA
- a CDS encoding MFS transporter yields MRMMPLADTLGLPFWRRPVFLLCLMAAAMPISFATWSALLNNFVIEAAGFTGVEIGWLHTVREIPGFLAVGVIAVLLVMREQVLALVALLLLGVATAITAWFPSFGGLLFVTLLSSIGFHYFETVNQSLQLQWIDKKRAPQVIGWIVAVGSGASLVAYGLIVLTWKLFDLSYDTVFMTAGLVTIAIAFYAILAFPQFEAPHPQNKRMVLRRRYWLYYLMQFMSGARRQIFVVFAAFMMVERFGMDVQALTALFLINYMANMVIAPLIGRWIGRFGERRMLILEYAGLTAVFVAYGCLYVFEWDWHVAATLYVINHLFFSMAFAIKTYFQKIADPADIAPTAAVAFTINHIAAVFLPAGLGYLWVISPKSVFVLAAAMALLSLLLSLLIPRHPEPGNETIFAARRVVPGSAGKLSA; encoded by the coding sequence ATGCGAATGATGCCCCTTGCCGATACCCTTGGCCTGCCATTCTGGCGGAGGCCTGTGTTTTTGCTCTGCCTGATGGCGGCGGCGATGCCGATTTCCTTTGCCACATGGTCCGCGCTGTTGAACAACTTTGTGATCGAGGCGGCTGGATTTACCGGGGTAGAGATCGGCTGGCTCCATACCGTGCGCGAAATCCCGGGGTTCTTGGCCGTGGGCGTGATCGCCGTGCTTTTGGTGATGCGCGAACAGGTTTTGGCGCTGGTGGCCTTGCTGCTTTTGGGGGTGGCGACGGCGATTACGGCATGGTTTCCCAGCTTTGGCGGCTTGCTGTTTGTCACCTTGCTGTCGTCAATCGGGTTTCACTATTTTGAGACGGTGAACCAAAGCCTGCAATTGCAATGGATTGACAAAAAACGCGCGCCGCAGGTTATCGGCTGGATTGTCGCGGTGGGGTCGGGGGCGTCATTGGTTGCCTACGGGCTGATCGTGTTGACGTGGAAGCTTTTTGACCTGTCTTATGATACGGTGTTCATGACCGCAGGCTTGGTGACAATCGCGATTGCGTTTTACGCGATCCTTGCCTTCCCGCAGTTTGAGGCACCGCACCCGCAAAACAAACGTATGGTGCTGCGCAGGCGCTATTGGCTGTATTATCTAATGCAGTTCATGTCGGGCGCGCGGCGGCAGATTTTCGTGGTTTTTGCCGCCTTCATGATGGTTGAACGTTTCGGCATGGATGTGCAGGCGCTGACGGCGCTGTTCTTGATCAATTACATGGCGAATATGGTGATCGCACCGCTGATCGGTCGCTGGATTGGCCGCTTTGGTGAGCGGCGGATGCTGATATTGGAATATGCGGGGCTGACGGCGGTATTCGTGGCCTACGGCTGCCTTTATGTCTTTGAGTGGGATTGGCATGTGGCCGCAACGCTTTATGTGATCAATCACCTGTTTTTCTCGATGGCCTTTGCGATCAAGACCTACTTCCAGAAAATCGCGGATCCGGCCGATATTGCGCCCACGGCGGCGGTCGCCTTTACCATCAACCATATCGCTGCGGTGTTCTTGCCGGCGGGGCTGGGGTACCTTTGGGTGATCTCGCCAAAGTCGGTCTTTGTGCTGGCGGCGGCGATGGCGCTTCTGTCGCTGTTGTTGTCATTACTGATCCCGCGCCACCCTGAGCCGGGGAATGAGACGATTTTTGCCGCGCGCCGCGTGGTTCCGGGGTCTGCGGGCAAGCTCTCGGCTTGA
- a CDS encoding primosomal protein N' → MGVAVTENFGRGLGPVLDYRAPEGGCALGDFLELPLGPRKILGVVWGAGMGGIDPAKLRAAYRVLDVPPMRDEMRAFLTRAADYTLTPLSAMLRLATRAPGLDSPPSTHRVYRLGVGEPARATDARTKVLEVLRDYGGLAFTLKELADQAGVTPSVIKGLVKSGVVLEEDAPRDLPYPRLDPDAMVVRLAGDQITAGDALVASVAMGGYSATLLKGVTGSGKTEVYLEAVAECLRQGRQALVLLPEIALTSEFINRVETRFGARPAEWHSGVTMTERRRLWRMTANGGAQFVAGARSALFLPFQDLGLIVVDEEHDSSYKQEEGVLYNARDMAVLRAAIAGAAIVLASATPSLESWVNAKTGKYGRLDLGARFGVAEMPDMRAIDMRAEKLPSNRWISPTLERAVKARVAAGEQSLIFLNRRGYAPVTLCRACGEQVGCTDCDARMVEHRFQNRLMCHQCGATRPMPDVCPSCQVAGKMAPVGPGVERLAEEVIGLFPEARVAVLSSDLFGSARALKEQIEAIAAGAADIIIGTQIVAKGHNFPLLTLVGVIDADLGLTGSDLRAAERTFQLMRQVAGRAGRADKPGVAMMQTFQPEHPVIRAILGGDEEAFWEAEAEERRVAGVPPYGRMAGIILSGPEVGPVFDVGADLARRDVPLRKIGAQVFGPAPAPIARVRGRHRVRLLVKAEKNAPLQAAISEWIAQVRLPNNVRLAVDIDPQSFL, encoded by the coding sequence ATCGGCGTTGCCGTGACCGAGAATTTCGGTCGCGGTCTTGGCCCAGTGCTGGATTACCGCGCGCCCGAGGGCGGTTGCGCTTTGGGTGATTTTCTGGAGCTGCCGCTGGGCCCGCGCAAGATTTTGGGCGTGGTCTGGGGGGCGGGCATGGGGGGGATTGACCCCGCGAAATTGCGCGCCGCCTACCGCGTGCTGGATGTGCCGCCGATGCGCGATGAGATGCGCGCCTTTCTGACCCGCGCCGCCGATTACACGCTGACGCCCTTGTCGGCGATGCTGCGCCTTGCCACCCGCGCGCCGGGGCTGGACAGCCCGCCGTCCACCCACCGCGTCTACCGATTGGGTGTGGGCGAACCCGCCCGCGCCACCGATGCCCGCACCAAGGTGCTGGAGGTGCTGCGCGACTATGGCGGGCTGGCGTTCACGCTGAAGGAGTTGGCCGATCAGGCGGGGGTGACGCCTTCGGTCATCAAGGGTTTGGTGAAATCGGGGGTGGTGCTGGAAGAGGACGCCCCCCGCGATCTGCCCTATCCCCGCCTTGATCCCGACGCGATGGTGGTACGGCTGGCAGGTGATCAGATCACGGCGGGGGATGCTTTGGTCGCATCAGTGGCGATGGGGGGCTATTCCGCGACATTGCTTAAGGGCGTGACGGGATCGGGCAAGACAGAGGTCTATCTTGAGGCGGTTGCCGAATGTCTGCGCCAAGGGCGGCAGGCCTTGGTGTTGCTGCCGGAAATCGCGCTGACGTCGGAATTCATCAATCGGGTTGAGACCCGCTTTGGCGCGCGCCCTGCGGAATGGCATTCCGGCGTGACGATGACCGAACGGCGGCGGCTGTGGCGGATGACGGCCAATGGCGGGGCGCAATTTGTGGCGGGGGCGCGCTCGGCACTGTTCCTGCCGTTTCAGGATCTGGGCCTGATCGTGGTGGATGAGGAACACGACAGTTCCTACAAGCAAGAGGAGGGCGTGTTGTATAACGCCCGCGATATGGCCGTTTTGCGCGCGGCGATTGCGGGGGCTGCGATTGTGCTGGCCTCGGCCACGCCCTCGCTGGAATCATGGGTCAATGCGAAAACGGGCAAGTATGGACGGCTTGATCTGGGGGCGCGCTTTGGCGTGGCGGAGATGCCGGATATGCGGGCGATTGATATGCGCGCCGAAAAGCTGCCCTCGAACCGCTGGATTTCCCCGACGTTGGAGCGGGCGGTCAAAGCGCGGGTGGCGGCGGGGGAACAATCGCTGATTTTCCTCAACCGGCGCGGCTATGCCCCCGTGACCCTGTGCAGGGCATGTGGTGAGCAGGTCGGCTGCACCGATTGCGATGCGCGAATGGTAGAGCACCGGTTCCAGAACCGCTTGATGTGCCACCAATGCGGCGCGACACGCCCGATGCCTGATGTTTGCCCCTCCTGCCAAGTTGCCGGCAAGATGGCGCCGGTGGGGCCGGGGGTGGAACGTCTGGCCGAAGAGGTTATCGGCCTATTCCCCGAGGCGCGCGTGGCGGTGCTGTCATCTGATTTGTTCGGTTCCGCCCGCGCGCTGAAGGAGCAGATTGAGGCGATTGCCGCAGGGGCTGCCGATATCATCATCGGCACACAGATCGTGGCCAAGGGGCATAACTTTCCGCTGCTGACGCTGGTGGGGGTGATCGATGCCGATCTTGGGCTGACCGGATCGGATTTGCGCGCGGCAGAACGCACGTTCCAATTGATGCGGCAGGTCGCGGGGCGGGCAGGGCGTGCGGATAAACCCGGCGTTGCGATGATGCAGACCTTTCAGCCCGAACACCCCGTGATCCGCGCTATTCTGGGCGGCGATGAAGAGGCCTTCTGGGAGGCAGAGGCCGAAGAGCGCCGCGTGGCTGGTGTGCCCCCCTATGGGCGTATGGCGGGGATTATCCTGTCGGGGCCAGAGGTAGGGCCGGTGTTTGATGTCGGCGCGGATCTGGCACGCCGCGACGTGCCGTTGCGCAAGATCGGCGCGCAGGTGTTCGGCCCTGCGCCTGCGCCCATCGCCCGCGTGCGCGGACGGCATCGGGTGCGCTTGTTGGTCAAGGCTGAGAAAAACGCCCCCCTACAGGCCGCCATATCGGAGTGGATCGCGCAGGTACGCTTGCCCAATAACGTGCGGCTTGCGGTGGATATCGACCCGCAGAGCTTCCTATAG